A region from the Kribbella shirazensis genome encodes:
- a CDS encoding helix-turn-helix domain-containing protein, giving the protein MTGPPRVADLLTDPVLRGVRVIAGAAGTESVVDDVHWFAGDLEGVERTLVVCAESHVSPPYRLDALVRRAQQAGAVGLLIVAGSVHPLLSSIRLADRLQIPVLWLENADPVRLMQDLTIRVRAPEQDRARTVERLLRHLSTKRSGQDILTAAESVLSVRLSLVTSDGISILGDPVDLDPSLHLDQPVPQRSGHLLVHPVLDPDVNRLAAWLACPFDRAADSRLDVLAVGLTMTEPFIRSWLSSQRAQADRDQVFQAHLLSEIITGRDSVARDVVEGAVSLGWRLQDWHVGVHILADGSALAAERDRVINQLAAGLDKQGVPVVTTVNRGDGWALWTSSNREPAPDHARRLLRAVRVVSAALPHECGIAAGIGRPHRGPSGLADTLSEARDAADLARSHDFRPAVEHSDELGVARLLATWQRSDVTRAFAESALAPLRDSATLLTTLRAYLESGGSVVLAAQVLGVHRNTVTIRVQQVRERLGVDLDDPSQRLALQVACRALSV; this is encoded by the coding sequence GTGACCGGGCCACCGCGGGTTGCCGACCTCCTGACGGACCCGGTGCTCCGGGGTGTCCGGGTGATCGCCGGCGCCGCGGGCACCGAGTCCGTTGTGGACGACGTGCACTGGTTCGCCGGTGATCTCGAAGGAGTGGAACGCACCCTCGTCGTCTGCGCGGAGAGCCACGTGAGTCCGCCGTACCGGCTCGACGCGCTGGTCCGGCGAGCCCAGCAAGCCGGCGCGGTCGGTCTGCTGATCGTCGCCGGATCGGTGCACCCGCTGCTGTCGAGCATCCGGCTGGCCGACCGGCTGCAGATCCCCGTGCTCTGGCTGGAGAACGCCGACCCGGTGCGCCTCATGCAGGACCTGACCATCCGCGTCCGCGCACCTGAGCAGGACCGGGCCCGGACCGTCGAACGCCTCCTGCGTCACCTCAGCACCAAGCGCAGCGGCCAGGACATCCTCACCGCGGCCGAATCGGTGCTGTCGGTCCGGCTGTCACTGGTGACCTCGGACGGCATCAGCATCCTGGGCGACCCCGTTGATCTCGACCCGTCGCTGCACCTGGACCAGCCGGTACCGCAGCGCTCCGGCCATCTGCTCGTCCATCCCGTGCTCGACCCCGACGTCAACCGGTTGGCAGCGTGGCTCGCCTGCCCCTTCGACCGCGCGGCCGACTCGCGCCTCGACGTACTCGCCGTCGGCCTGACGATGACCGAGCCGTTCATCCGCTCCTGGCTGTCCAGCCAGCGCGCACAGGCTGACCGGGACCAGGTATTCCAGGCGCACCTGTTGTCGGAGATCATCACAGGCCGTGACTCGGTCGCCCGCGACGTCGTCGAAGGCGCGGTCTCCCTCGGCTGGCGGCTGCAGGACTGGCACGTCGGCGTGCACATCCTCGCCGACGGTTCCGCTCTCGCCGCTGAACGCGACCGGGTGATCAACCAGCTCGCGGCCGGCCTCGACAAACAGGGCGTACCGGTCGTCACCACGGTGAACCGCGGCGACGGCTGGGCGCTGTGGACCAGCAGCAACCGCGAGCCGGCCCCCGACCACGCCCGCCGGTTGCTCCGGGCGGTCCGCGTGGTCAGCGCCGCCTTGCCACACGAGTGCGGCATCGCGGCCGGGATCGGCCGACCGCACCGCGGCCCGAGCGGCCTGGCCGACACGTTGTCGGAGGCCAGGGACGCGGCCGACCTCGCCCGCAGCCACGACTTCCGGCCGGCGGTCGAACACTCCGACGAACTCGGAGTCGCCAGGCTGCTGGCCACCTGGCAGCGATCGGACGTCACCCGCGCCTTCGCCGAGTCGGCCCTGGCACCGCTCCGAGACTCGGCCACGCTCCTCACCACGCTCCGTGCGTACCTGGAGAGTGGCGGATCCGTCGTCCTCGCCGCCCAGGTACTCGGCGTACACCGCAACACCGTCACCATTCGCGTGCAGCAGGTCCGCGAACGGCTCGGTGTCGACCTCGACGACCCGAGCCAGCGGCTCGCACTGCAGGTGGCGTGCCGCGCGTTGAGCGTGTGA
- a CDS encoding sugar ABC transporter substrate-binding protein: MKRFLSAIVAGGLVVLSFAACSTGSTGSGSGTDLQKANVDKAGPLAGKRVLYVDGVPGNALLDGLAQGLAAELNKAGASMVRVFQLNAQNQIDLAAGSQRINEGIAQRVDAIVTFPLDANAIRPGIAAARKAGIPIFTFQALGGLDVTGKVAFPDEARGQATGKALAGIVGGSGTATVLSGIPTDNIEAAVRGAVKGLQEGGLTLVGSPNNQRNMKDDAPEAQRVAQAIFQKNPGLDALVVYNSASATGAIAAAKQAGLAGKVKIATMAGEDTNIAQVRSGQLALSYDLDGLAYGKAMAGLVQRALTGETLDNTVVQAPLGKVYAKDDVDGYVPWTKRLTYVEIPSTF, from the coding sequence ATGAAGCGATTCCTCTCCGCCATCGTCGCCGGCGGCCTGGTGGTGTTGTCGTTCGCCGCGTGTTCCACCGGATCGACCGGCTCGGGCAGCGGCACCGATCTGCAGAAGGCCAACGTCGACAAGGCCGGACCACTCGCCGGCAAACGGGTCCTGTACGTCGACGGCGTACCGGGCAACGCACTGCTCGACGGACTGGCGCAGGGGCTGGCGGCCGAGCTGAACAAGGCTGGCGCCTCCATGGTGCGGGTCTTCCAGCTCAACGCGCAGAACCAGATCGATCTCGCCGCGGGCAGCCAGCGCATCAACGAGGGCATCGCTCAGCGCGTCGACGCGATCGTCACGTTCCCGTTGGACGCCAACGCGATCCGGCCCGGGATCGCCGCAGCCCGCAAGGCCGGGATCCCGATCTTCACGTTCCAGGCGCTCGGCGGCCTGGACGTCACCGGCAAGGTCGCCTTCCCGGACGAGGCCCGCGGCCAGGCCACGGGGAAGGCACTGGCCGGGATCGTCGGCGGATCGGGGACCGCGACGGTGCTGTCCGGGATCCCCACCGACAACATCGAGGCCGCCGTCCGGGGCGCGGTCAAGGGATTGCAGGAGGGCGGTCTCACGCTCGTAGGGAGCCCCAACAACCAGCGCAACATGAAGGACGACGCCCCGGAGGCCCAGCGGGTCGCGCAGGCGATCTTCCAGAAGAACCCGGGGCTGGACGCGCTGGTCGTCTACAACTCGGCGTCCGCGACCGGTGCGATCGCGGCGGCCAAGCAGGCCGGTCTGGCGGGCAAGGTCAAGATCGCGACGATGGCGGGCGAGGACACGAACATCGCGCAGGTGCGGTCCGGCCAGCTCGCGCTCAGCTACGACCTCGACGGGCTCGCGTACGGCAAGGCGATGGCGGGACTCGTCCAGCGCGCGCTCACCGGCGAGACGCTCGACAACACGGTCGTCCAGGCACCGCTCGGCAAGGTCTACGCCAAGGACGACGTCGACGGCTACGTGCCGTGGACGAAGCGCCTGACCTACGTCGAGATTCCGTCCACCTTCTGA
- a CDS encoding ATP-binding cassette domain-containing protein, producing the protein MRHTNDPAVSARGVTMRYGATVALDDIDVTIRRGAVTAVVGANGSGKTTLLRVVCGAIDATRGTITGPDGVPVTGLAAAQRAGIVLVPQEPTVAGHLPVWQNVVLGRPEARRGPFLADRAGREYAARHLAGLLPESVMNVPTATLSKSARQLVQLAAAMARHPRVLMLDEPTAVLDEDGVENLHALIRRSVGAGGTVVIVSHRLRDVLELADEVVVLRNGRVSHTGPVGPGTEQHVVRLLSAGERPDQARHRPDLGHVVLEARGLRGWRGLTVDHLVAHRGEIVGVAGQSGSGRSRLASVLAGAWPAAAGKVTVEGRPVRLGDIRSAQAAGVAYIPEDRQQTGILGNLPVSANLLVGRDDGDVRRGPFRRRAGERAASSALIERFEVRPADPDRPAALLSGGNQQKLVVGRALARPARLVLADEPTQGVDASARAAIHAALAAAAAAGSAVVAMCSEFDELFEISDRVVVLRDGRLVLDRPVGDVTQDEVLAASLGSDVEEAHS; encoded by the coding sequence ATGCGGCACACGAACGATCCCGCGGTCAGCGCCCGCGGCGTGACGATGAGGTACGGCGCGACCGTCGCCCTCGACGACATCGACGTGACGATCCGCAGGGGCGCTGTCACCGCGGTGGTCGGCGCCAATGGATCAGGAAAGACGACCCTGCTCCGTGTTGTGTGCGGAGCGATCGATGCCACCCGCGGAACGATCACCGGCCCGGACGGCGTACCCGTGACCGGCCTGGCCGCGGCGCAACGGGCGGGAATCGTGCTGGTTCCCCAGGAGCCGACCGTGGCAGGTCACTTACCTGTCTGGCAGAACGTCGTACTCGGTCGGCCCGAGGCGAGGCGTGGCCCCTTCCTGGCAGATCGTGCCGGCCGTGAGTACGCCGCTCGGCACCTCGCCGGGTTGCTGCCCGAGTCGGTGATGAACGTTCCCACTGCCACGCTGAGCAAGTCCGCGCGCCAGTTGGTCCAGCTCGCCGCCGCGATGGCCCGGCATCCACGGGTCCTGATGCTCGACGAGCCCACCGCCGTACTGGACGAGGACGGTGTCGAGAACCTGCACGCGCTCATCCGACGGTCCGTCGGGGCCGGCGGCACGGTCGTGATCGTCTCGCACCGGCTGCGTGACGTGCTGGAGCTCGCTGACGAGGTCGTCGTACTCCGGAACGGCCGCGTCAGCCACACTGGCCCGGTCGGACCCGGAACCGAGCAGCACGTGGTGCGATTGCTCTCGGCGGGCGAGCGGCCCGACCAGGCTCGGCACCGGCCGGACCTCGGGCACGTGGTGCTCGAAGCGCGGGGCCTGCGGGGCTGGAGAGGGCTTACGGTCGACCACTTGGTCGCCCACCGCGGCGAGATCGTCGGCGTCGCGGGGCAGAGCGGCAGCGGCCGGTCCCGGCTGGCGTCCGTATTAGCGGGGGCCTGGCCTGCCGCCGCAGGGAAGGTGACCGTCGAGGGCCGTCCGGTCCGGCTCGGTGACATTCGTTCGGCACAGGCAGCCGGCGTCGCGTACATCCCCGAAGACCGGCAGCAGACAGGGATCCTCGGCAACTTGCCGGTTTCCGCGAATCTCCTGGTCGGGCGGGACGACGGCGACGTACGGCGCGGTCCGTTCCGCCGGCGCGCCGGCGAGCGCGCGGCGAGCTCCGCACTCATCGAGCGGTTCGAGGTTCGGCCAGCCGACCCGGACCGACCGGCAGCGCTGCTGTCCGGCGGCAACCAGCAGAAGCTCGTTGTCGGCCGCGCGCTGGCCCGGCCGGCCCGGCTCGTGCTGGCCGACGAACCGACACAGGGCGTGGACGCGTCGGCGCGCGCCGCGATACACGCCGCGCTGGCCGCCGCCGCAGCCGCGGGCAGTGCCGTCGTCGCGATGTGCAGCGAGTTCGACGAGCTCTTCGAGATCTCGGACCGCGTCGTCGTCCTGCGCGACGGCCGGCTCGTCCTCGACCGCCCGGTCGGTGACGTCACGCAGGACGAGGTACTCGCGGCCTCGCTCGGATCAGACGTGGAGGAAGCACACTCATGA
- a CDS encoding DUF917 domain-containing protein, translating to MHDVKVEDLKDMARGAAVLGTGGGGDPYVGRLLAQEAIRRHGPVSLVEPTELPDDAVVIPTAFMGAPTVMLEKLPSGKELTAALRALEELIGRKATHTVSIEAGGLNSMIPIATAAELELPLVDADGMGRAFPELQMLLPTLGGIAATPMALADERGNSIGLRTVDNAWAERLARSATIEMGCSSAVSLYVLTGRQVKEFMVHGTITLCREIGAAIREAAERHADPVTAAAVALGGQQVFQGKLVDVRRGTSGGFARGTAVLEGLGADLGGRMDIDFQNENLVARRGDAVVASVPDLICVLDTDTGEPVTTETLRYGLRVSVVVAPCDPRWRSPEGLQLAGPAYFGYDHTYLPV from the coding sequence ATGCATGACGTGAAGGTCGAGGACCTCAAGGACATGGCCCGCGGTGCCGCGGTGCTCGGCACCGGTGGAGGCGGCGACCCGTACGTCGGCCGCCTGCTCGCCCAGGAGGCCATCCGCCGGCACGGCCCGGTCAGCCTCGTCGAGCCCACCGAACTCCCGGACGACGCGGTCGTCATCCCCACCGCCTTCATGGGCGCGCCGACAGTGATGCTCGAGAAGCTGCCCTCGGGCAAGGAACTCACCGCTGCGCTGCGGGCCCTCGAGGAGCTGATCGGCCGCAAGGCCACGCACACCGTGTCGATCGAGGCCGGCGGGCTGAACTCGATGATCCCGATCGCGACCGCGGCCGAACTGGAACTGCCGCTGGTCGATGCCGACGGCATGGGCCGGGCGTTCCCCGAACTGCAGATGCTGCTCCCGACCCTGGGCGGCATCGCCGCGACCCCGATGGCACTGGCCGACGAGCGCGGGAACAGCATCGGCCTGCGAACCGTCGACAACGCGTGGGCCGAGCGCCTGGCCCGGTCGGCGACCATCGAGATGGGCTGCAGCTCCGCGGTCAGCCTGTATGTGCTGACCGGCCGCCAGGTCAAGGAGTTCATGGTCCACGGCACCATCACCCTGTGCCGGGAGATCGGTGCCGCGATCCGCGAGGCAGCCGAGCGACACGCCGATCCGGTGACCGCGGCCGCGGTGGCTCTGGGTGGGCAGCAGGTGTTCCAGGGCAAGCTCGTCGACGTACGGCGTGGCACCTCGGGCGGCTTCGCTCGCGGTACGGCGGTCCTCGAAGGCCTCGGCGCGGACCTGGGAGGCCGGATGGACATCGACTTCCAGAACGAGAACCTGGTCGCGCGCCGTGGCGACGCGGTGGTCGCCAGTGTGCCGGACCTGATCTGCGTGCTCGACACGGACACGGGCGAACCAGTCACCACGGAGACACTGCGGTACGGCCTCCGGGTGAGCGTGGTCGTCGCGCCGTGCGACCCCCGCTGGCGCAGCCCGGAGGGCCTCCAACTCGCAGGACCGGCGTATTTCGGGTACGACCACACGTATCTTCCGGTCTGA
- a CDS encoding hydantoinase/oxoprolinase family protein produces MLRLGIDVGGTNTDAVLIDGSRVVAATKAPTTPDVTGGIVTAIQDLAANTGFDPARIAAVMIGTTHFINALVEADRLAPTAAIRFGLPATGALPPLVDWPERLSRALGGHSYLCHGGHEYDGSRIDDFDEQEFRAVLDKAVQAGARSFAISSVFSPVNAEFEQRAALIIAEELPGTPISLSHEIGRMGLLGRENATIINAALRELADQVTTGLARSVAGAGISAPVFLSQNDGTLMDIDYARRYPVATFASGPTNSMRGAAFLSGRLQCAVVDVGGTTTDVGILQQGFPREASTDVAVADVQTNFRMPDVLSIGIGGGSLVTGDAGAPAVGPSSVGYRLTEKALVFGGDTLTATDLAVAAGLTEIGDPGRVAHLDPAFVRAALDQVAARMAEVVDRMRISAEPIPVVAVGGGSILVPDELAGASAVERPEHYAVANAIGAAIAEVGGEVDRVFSVAPNQRDAVLDEARQEALDRTVAAGAKPGTVRIVDVEEVPLAYLPGNATRIRIKAVGELSLGGDDA; encoded by the coding sequence ATGTTGCGACTCGGCATCGACGTCGGCGGTACGAACACCGACGCGGTCCTCATCGACGGCAGCCGGGTGGTCGCCGCCACCAAGGCACCGACCACCCCCGACGTCACCGGCGGGATCGTCACCGCGATCCAGGACCTCGCCGCGAACACCGGCTTCGACCCGGCGCGGATCGCGGCGGTGATGATCGGTACCACCCATTTCATCAACGCCCTGGTCGAGGCAGACCGGCTCGCGCCGACCGCGGCGATCCGGTTCGGGTTGCCCGCGACCGGTGCACTGCCGCCCTTGGTGGACTGGCCCGAGCGGCTCTCCCGCGCGCTCGGCGGCCACAGCTACCTGTGCCACGGCGGCCACGAGTACGACGGCAGCCGGATCGACGACTTCGACGAACAGGAGTTCCGCGCGGTCCTCGACAAAGCGGTCCAGGCCGGCGCCCGCTCGTTCGCGATCTCGTCGGTCTTCTCCCCCGTCAACGCCGAGTTCGAGCAGCGCGCCGCGCTGATCATCGCCGAGGAACTGCCCGGGACACCGATCAGCCTGTCTCACGAGATCGGCCGGATGGGTCTGCTCGGCCGGGAGAACGCGACCATCATCAACGCGGCCCTGCGCGAACTGGCCGACCAGGTCACCACCGGACTGGCCCGCAGTGTCGCCGGCGCGGGCATCTCGGCGCCGGTGTTCCTGAGCCAGAACGACGGCACCCTGATGGACATCGACTACGCGCGCCGTTATCCGGTGGCCACGTTCGCCTCCGGCCCCACCAACTCGATGCGCGGCGCCGCGTTCCTGTCCGGCCGCCTGCAATGCGCCGTGGTCGACGTCGGTGGCACCACCACCGATGTCGGCATCCTCCAGCAGGGTTTCCCCCGCGAGGCCTCCACCGACGTCGCCGTCGCCGACGTCCAGACCAACTTCCGGATGCCGGACGTGCTGTCGATCGGGATCGGCGGCGGCAGCCTGGTCACCGGCGACGCCGGCGCACCCGCGGTCGGACCGAGCAGCGTCGGCTACCGGCTGACCGAGAAGGCCCTGGTGTTCGGAGGCGACACGCTGACCGCGACCGACCTCGCCGTCGCCGCGGGCCTGACCGAGATCGGCGACCCCGGCCGGGTGGCACACCTGGACCCGGCGTTCGTCCGGGCGGCACTCGATCAGGTCGCGGCCCGGATGGCCGAGGTCGTCGACCGGATGCGGATCTCGGCCGAGCCGATCCCGGTCGTCGCCGTCGGCGGCGGCTCGATCCTGGTCCCCGACGAACTGGCCGGCGCCTCCGCGGTGGAACGGCCGGAGCACTACGCGGTCGCCAACGCGATCGGCGCCGCGATCGCCGAGGTGGGCGGGGAGGTCGATCGCGTCTTCTCGGTCGCGCCGAACCAGCGCGACGCAGTCCTGGACGAGGCCCGCCAGGAAGCGCTCGACCGGACCGTTGCCGCCGGCGCCAAGCCGGGCACGGTACGGATCGTCGACGTCGAGGAGGTGCCGCTTGCCTACCTGCCGGGCAACGCCACCCGGATCCGGATCAAGGCAGTCGGAGAGCTCAGCCTGGGAGGCGACGATGCATGA
- a CDS encoding ABC transporter permease: protein MTLTSATTDADQSVPTRPGRRQLSGTVRQQGLFLAIGLVLFFGAMPFLSQLRSGPYLMVQLATYAAVLIMALGQTFVVLQVGFDLSTGAMQGFIGGLVFLLVGWQLPDGLVIVSCLAAALAIGMFVHGVLIAKAKMNFFIVTLASFTILPSVLRVILDGSSKPVYSPALDRLANGSVLGIRIPVLIAAVVFAVLWVVLNKTVFGRNVYAVGSNREAARLAGVPVDRVVMACYGICALCAGIAGLLLVGTLGAADPTAGLGNEFFALTAVLLGGTRFSGGQGTLAGTLLGLLFLVILSNILLLSGMPQFWIGAVQGVVLLVAVGIDRARREV from the coding sequence ATGACCCTCACCAGTGCCACCACCGACGCAGACCAGTCGGTCCCTACCCGGCCGGGCCGGCGGCAGCTGTCAGGAACCGTACGCCAGCAAGGACTGTTCCTTGCCATCGGTCTTGTGCTGTTCTTCGGCGCGATGCCGTTCCTCTCCCAGCTCCGCAGCGGCCCGTATCTGATGGTGCAGTTGGCGACGTACGCCGCAGTCCTGATCATGGCCCTTGGGCAGACGTTCGTCGTCCTGCAGGTCGGATTCGATCTTTCCACCGGTGCGATGCAGGGCTTCATCGGCGGACTGGTGTTCCTGCTGGTCGGCTGGCAACTGCCCGACGGCCTGGTGATCGTCAGCTGTCTCGCCGCGGCGCTGGCGATCGGGATGTTCGTCCACGGGGTATTGATCGCGAAGGCGAAGATGAACTTCTTCATCGTCACTCTCGCGAGCTTCACCATCCTGCCCAGCGTGTTGCGGGTGATCCTCGACGGCTCCAGCAAGCCGGTGTACAGCCCGGCACTCGACCGGCTCGCCAACGGTTCTGTTCTGGGGATCCGGATCCCGGTGCTGATCGCGGCCGTCGTGTTCGCCGTGTTGTGGGTCGTGCTCAACAAGACCGTGTTCGGCCGGAACGTGTACGCCGTGGGCAGCAACCGCGAGGCCGCCCGCCTCGCCGGTGTGCCGGTTGATCGCGTGGTCATGGCCTGCTACGGGATCTGTGCGCTCTGCGCCGGCATCGCGGGCCTGCTGTTGGTCGGCACGCTCGGTGCCGCGGACCCGACAGCCGGCCTGGGCAACGAGTTCTTCGCGCTCACCGCCGTACTGCTCGGCGGTACCCGCTTCTCCGGCGGCCAGGGCACCTTGGCCGGAACGCTGCTGGGCCTGCTCTTTCTCGTGATCCTGTCCAACATCCTGCTGCTCAGCGGGATGCCGCAGTTCTGGATCGGCGCGGTGCAGGGCGTCGTCCTGCTCGTTGCCGTCGGCATCGACCGCGCCCGGCGCGAGGTCTGA
- a CDS encoding DUF917 family protein, producing MATDLSDVLPRIRAEHVDALAAGAVLLGSGGGGDVSVGRQLLHRLVRERPVELRPADELAPDTLVIHVCLVGGPDVISERLVDPDDLAVAAQAVVDHLGGQVGAVGVLEIGGLNGLIGVLAAARLAVPVVDGDLMGRAFPLIDQTTLAVDGQAITPMALVSPAGDIVLMTTGSARATQAILTSTAVAMGGAAAVALYPTSAATLARVGIHRSISACIALGTAYLDPRATDVRAMVGLLGGRLLFDGRVDEIRPRRGTELGSVTLADPVSGATARVDHRDEFLAVSCDGLTVAATPDVVVALDPSNRSPLRTDQVRLGQPLVLFSLPSLHPWPAEAAPIVGPARFGLDLEPTT from the coding sequence GTGGCCACCGACCTGTCCGACGTGCTCCCGCGGATCCGCGCGGAGCACGTCGACGCGCTCGCGGCGGGCGCCGTCCTGCTGGGCTCGGGAGGTGGCGGTGACGTCTCGGTCGGCCGTCAACTGCTGCATCGCCTGGTGCGCGAACGGCCCGTCGAGCTCCGGCCGGCCGACGAGCTCGCCCCCGACACGCTGGTCATCCACGTCTGCCTGGTCGGCGGTCCCGACGTGATCTCCGAGCGACTCGTCGATCCGGACGACCTCGCGGTCGCGGCGCAAGCCGTTGTCGACCACCTCGGCGGACAGGTCGGAGCGGTCGGCGTCCTCGAGATCGGCGGTCTCAACGGGCTGATCGGCGTCCTGGCCGCGGCGCGGCTGGCCGTACCGGTCGTCGACGGCGACCTGATGGGGCGGGCGTTCCCGCTGATCGACCAAACCACCTTGGCCGTGGACGGGCAGGCGATCACCCCGATGGCCCTGGTGTCACCGGCCGGCGACATCGTGCTGATGACCACGGGATCGGCGCGGGCGACGCAGGCCATCCTCACTTCGACGGCCGTGGCCATGGGCGGGGCCGCGGCGGTCGCCCTCTACCCGACGTCCGCGGCGACACTCGCGCGGGTCGGTATCCACCGCAGTATCTCGGCCTGCATCGCCCTGGGTACGGCGTACCTCGATCCGCGGGCCACCGACGTCCGCGCCATGGTCGGCCTGCTCGGCGGACGGCTCCTGTTCGACGGCCGGGTCGACGAGATCCGCCCGCGCCGCGGCACCGAACTCGGCTCCGTCACCCTTGCCGACCCGGTCAGCGGAGCGACCGCCCGCGTCGACCACCGCGACGAGTTCCTCGCGGTCAGCTGCGACGGCCTGACCGTTGCCGCGACTCCGGACGTCGTGGTCGCGCTGGATCCCAGCAACCGCTCGCCACTGCGAACCGACCAGGTCCGGTTGGGACAGCCCTTGGTGCTGTTCTCGCTACCGTCGCTGCACCCCTGGCCGGCCGAAGCTGCGCCGATCGTCGGCCCCGCCCGCTTCGGCCTCGACCTGGAGCCGACGACATGA
- a CDS encoding purine-cytosine permease family protein, with the protein MDNATEHDDFALSRVPVARRYHWFSIAVQRFGMLSSLASFLIGATLGFGMSFGDAVLAITLGAVILEVLTIFTGIAGQREGLSTSVLARWTGFGRAGSSLIGLAISISAIGWFGIQNAVSARGLSGLLGGLPTWGWALLFGLAVTVIVVFGFGSMAWTAYVTVPAFLVLAGWSIIVELSRHDLGSLLTAEPAGPQLTLLQGTSIVAGGFIVGAVITPDMSRFNRSAGDVVKQTVVGISLGEYVIGLIGVLLALALRTNDVIAIVTSTSGFIGTLVVVAATLKINDWNLYASSLGIVNFVDQVFGRRVHRGLVTVVVGIAGTVLGAAGILDNFTDFLVLLGVVFPPIAGIMVADYFVTRTWRAELDAGRAHDALPPTSPTWVPAGLVVWAAAAAVGHFVTWGLPSINSVVVAVVLYLAANALGLVRGVGRSSTHPHSLPQTSATPSSAG; encoded by the coding sequence ATGGACAACGCCACCGAGCACGACGACTTCGCGCTCAGCCGGGTGCCCGTCGCCCGCCGCTACCACTGGTTCTCGATCGCGGTGCAGCGCTTCGGGATGCTCAGTTCCCTGGCCAGTTTCCTGATCGGCGCCACGCTCGGCTTCGGAATGTCGTTCGGCGACGCCGTGCTCGCGATCACGCTCGGCGCCGTCATCCTCGAGGTCCTGACGATCTTCACCGGTATCGCCGGGCAGCGCGAGGGTCTGTCGACCTCGGTGCTCGCCCGCTGGACCGGGTTCGGCCGGGCGGGTTCGTCGCTGATCGGCCTGGCCATCAGCATCTCCGCGATCGGCTGGTTCGGCATCCAGAACGCGGTGTCCGCACGCGGCCTGAGCGGCCTGCTGGGCGGTCTGCCGACCTGGGGCTGGGCGCTGCTGTTCGGACTCGCGGTGACCGTGATCGTCGTGTTCGGCTTCGGTTCGATGGCCTGGACCGCCTACGTGACCGTACCGGCGTTCCTGGTTCTGGCCGGCTGGTCGATCATCGTCGAGCTGTCCCGGCACGACCTCGGCAGCCTGCTCACCGCCGAACCCGCCGGACCCCAACTGACGCTCCTCCAAGGCACGTCGATCGTGGCCGGCGGGTTCATCGTCGGCGCCGTGATCACCCCGGACATGAGCAGGTTCAACCGCAGCGCAGGTGACGTGGTGAAGCAGACCGTCGTCGGCATCTCGCTCGGCGAGTACGTGATCGGCCTGATCGGCGTACTGCTGGCCCTGGCCCTGCGGACCAACGACGTGATCGCGATCGTCACCTCGACCTCGGGCTTCATCGGCACCCTGGTCGTCGTCGCCGCGACCCTCAAGATCAACGACTGGAACCTGTACGCCTCGTCGCTGGGGATCGTGAACTTCGTCGACCAGGTCTTCGGCCGCCGGGTCCACCGCGGTCTGGTGACGGTCGTCGTCGGCATCGCCGGCACGGTCCTCGGCGCGGCCGGCATTCTGGACAACTTCACCGACTTCCTCGTCCTGCTCGGAGTCGTGTTCCCACCCATCGCGGGCATCATGGTGGCCGACTACTTCGTCACGCGCACCTGGCGCGCCGAACTCGACGCCGGCCGGGCCCACGACGCACTCCCGCCGACCTCACCCACCTGGGTACCGGCCGGCCTGGTCGTCTGGGCGGCCGCGGCCGCGGTCGGCCACTTCGTCACCTGGGGCCTGCCGTCGATCAACTCGGTCGTGGTCGCCGTCGTGCTCTACCTCGCCGCCAACGCGCTCGGGCTGGTCCGCGGCGTCGGCCGGTCCAGCACCCATCCGCACTCCCTCCCCCAGACCTCGGCCACCCCCAGCTCGGCCGGCTGA
- a CDS encoding aspartate/glutamate racemase family protein translates to MHIRVILPVIGESLLDSVRREAEAWAAPGTTIDCVSLERGTASIESEYDEALSAPGILQRIDEARADGVDGVFITCFGDPGVHAAREIIDAPVVGGFEPATLTALSLGEKVGIVTVLPNVLPMLNSLARRYTIERRIGTIRVVDLPVLGLEDHDVLLNRLFEQASDAVGKGEADVIILGCTGMLGVAEELKKRLADKGFDVPVVDPTGAAITWLESCVRLGLTPSRTTYMPPPAKDRAV, encoded by the coding sequence ATGCATATCCGGGTCATCCTCCCCGTCATCGGCGAGTCCCTGCTCGACAGCGTGCGCCGCGAGGCCGAGGCGTGGGCCGCACCAGGCACCACGATCGACTGCGTATCCCTCGAGCGCGGCACCGCCAGCATCGAGTCCGAGTACGACGAGGCTCTCTCCGCCCCCGGCATCCTGCAGCGAATCGACGAGGCCCGCGCCGACGGTGTCGACGGGGTGTTCATCACCTGTTTCGGTGATCCCGGCGTCCACGCCGCCCGGGAGATCATCGACGCACCCGTCGTCGGAGGCTTCGAACCGGCCACGCTGACCGCACTGAGCCTGGGCGAGAAGGTCGGCATCGTCACCGTGCTGCCCAACGTCCTCCCCATGCTGAACTCGCTCGCCCGCCGCTACACGATCGAGCGCCGGATCGGCACCATCCGGGTCGTCGACCTGCCGGTGCTCGGGCTGGAAGACCACGACGTCCTGCTGAACCGCCTGTTCGAGCAGGCGTCCGACGCGGTCGGCAAGGGCGAGGCCGACGTGATCATCCTCGGCTGCACCGGCATGCTCGGCGTAGCCGAGGAGCTGAAGAAGCGCCTCGCGGACAAGGGCTTCGACGTACCCGTGGTGGACCCGACCGGTGCCGCGATCACCTGGCTCGAGAGCTGCGTGCGGCTCGGCCTGACGCCCAGCCGTACGACGTACATGCCTCCGCCCGCCAAGGATCGCGCTGTATGA